AGCCCTTTTGGAAAACTGTCACGTATTGTAAGACGTGTAGGTTCTTTAACTGACGTTGCAGCAGAACAGCCATATATAAAACAAATGTCACAATTTCCACATTCGCATAGTTTGCCTTTCCACTTTCCATTTTCTTGTTTAAAATTTACTTTATTATTAGCCCACTCTAACAAACTTCTCATTTTCCCTTTTAAAGAAGAACCAGGAATATACGGATACCCTGTAATCGGGTCTTTGATTACCGGATTATCCATACCACCAATTTCAAAACCTTCGTCAGTACCTCCAATATGAAGTCCTGTAAGACAACGTAAATCTGCTTTAATAATATATTTCCCTGAAAATTCGTAATTGCTCTTTTCTTCAGTCATTTTCTAATCCCCCTTTTCCATTTTATGATAGGCAAGTACCGCAGAGAGAAAGTCCACAAAACAATTAAAATCCTTAACTGTTGGTATTTTTTCAGGATTGAGACATGTCTTCATCAAGTCATAAAAGTTTTTACTGATGAGATTTCTCCCTAGCGCATAAGCAAGTTCAGGCATTAAGAGATAGAGTTCAGCTTTTTCTACTTTAAAGTCATTTTTTTTGCCTTTATAGTTTGCCTGTATCTGTTTAATATGACCAAAAAATTTTCGCAATTGTGTAACTTTCATTTTTTCTCGTACGTCTTTTGCTATTATATGTGCAGCGCCATTCTCTTTTGCGTAAAATTCAGGGTCAATAGTCGAAAATGTTTTAAGAGTCTGAATATTTTGCTTCACGTTATCAATAGTTATTTCTGGCATTTTTTACTCCCCCTTTCTTAATTTCAGTAAGGCATAACTTGTCGGTATTTGAATATGTTTAAAATAACAATTTTTATCTGTAATAAGTGTTTCTTTTAATTTATTTCTTAGTTCATCGTCTTTAACATTCCTTGCCAACTGATA
The Candidatus Paceibacter sp. genome window above contains:
- the csm2 gene encoding type III-A CRISPR-associated protein Csm2, whose product is MPEITIDNVKQNIQTLKTFSTIDPEFYAKENGAAHIIAKDVREKMKVTQLRKFFGHIKQIQANYKGKKNDFKVEKAELYLLMPELAYALGRNLISKNFYDLMKTCLNPEKIPTVKDFNCFVDFLSAVLAYHKMEKGD